In Streptomyces showdoensis, the following proteins share a genomic window:
- the rfbD gene encoding dTDP-4-dehydrorhamnose reductase, with the protein MRVYLTGADGMLGTALRHELASRPETADWPVLGVSLADFDIGDAAAVRDSIDAFRPDVVVHTAANAVVDSCERDPALALRVNVGGTRHVAEACRRHGSRLIYISSDYVFDGRAPGPAGYNEDDIPAPVSVYGLSKLAGERIVEAVPDHLVVRTSWLYGGTDPRLDQVLAAAREFLDGGRPRLIDDQFSSPTYIPDLASALVRLLPGALAVRGLLHIANRGRASWYQVGLALAERLGTAHPVPMSMAEAGFVGGRPRDSRLDSTRAAAFVHAMPHWTDALSRYCALLTAGDRGTVDH; encoded by the coding sequence ATGCGGGTCTACCTCACCGGCGCGGACGGGATGCTGGGCACCGCGCTGCGCCACGAGCTCGCCTCGCGCCCGGAGACCGCCGACTGGCCCGTCCTCGGGGTCTCCCTCGCCGACTTCGACATCGGCGACGCGGCCGCCGTACGGGACTCGATCGACGCGTTCCGGCCGGACGTGGTGGTGCACACCGCCGCCAACGCGGTGGTGGACTCCTGCGAACGCGACCCGGCCCTGGCCCTGCGCGTCAACGTGGGGGGCACCCGCCACGTCGCCGAGGCCTGCCGACGGCACGGCAGCCGCCTGATCTACATCTCCAGCGACTACGTGTTCGACGGCCGGGCCCCCGGGCCCGCCGGGTACAACGAGGACGACATCCCCGCCCCGGTCAGCGTGTACGGCCTGAGCAAACTGGCCGGCGAGCGGATCGTGGAGGCCGTCCCCGACCACCTCGTGGTGCGCACCTCCTGGCTGTACGGCGGCACCGACCCGCGCCTCGACCAGGTCCTCGCCGCCGCCCGGGAGTTCCTGGACGGCGGCCGGCCGCGGCTGATCGACGACCAGTTCAGCAGCCCGACCTACATCCCCGACCTGGCGTCCGCGCTGGTACGGCTGCTGCCGGGCGCCCTCGCCGTGCGCGGCCTGCTGCACATCGCCAACCGGGGCCGGGCGAGCTGGTACCAGGTCGGTCTGGCCCTCGCCGAACGGCTCGGCACCGCCCACCCGGTGCCGATGTCCATGGCCGAGGCCGGCTTCGTCGGCGGCCGGCCGCGCGACTCACGCCTGGACAGCACCCGCGCGGCCGCCTTCGTCCACGCGATGCCCCACTGGACCGACGCCCTCTCCCGCTACTGCGCCCTGCTCACCGCGGGCGACCGAGGGACGGTGGACCACTGA
- a CDS encoding HAD family hydrolase has protein sequence MDQPFLLLDFDGLVCDTERAALLAWQDLYDRLGVPLTAGVRAGMLGNSAGARVALADLASRLGRPVEDAEWTWQRERRAVRCAAAPARPGAERLLRTAEGAAAIVSSSPAAWVEDHLRRLGLRHHLAFLVTGDDTDRHKPAPDLYLLALARAGVAAGDALAVEDSPTGLRAARAAGLRCVAVPWEPAGAADLAGADAVLADLSELDPQRYRHDEE, from the coding sequence ATGGACCAGCCGTTCCTGCTGCTGGACTTCGACGGCCTGGTGTGCGACACCGAACGGGCCGCGCTGCTGGCCTGGCAGGACCTCTACGACCGGCTCGGGGTGCCCCTGACCGCCGGCGTGCGGGCCGGGATGCTCGGCAACTCGGCCGGAGCCCGTGTCGCGCTGGCCGACCTGGCCTCCCGGCTCGGCCGGCCGGTCGAGGACGCCGAGTGGACCTGGCAGCGGGAGCGGCGGGCCGTCCGGTGCGCCGCCGCGCCCGCCCGGCCCGGCGCGGAACGGCTGCTGCGCACCGCCGAGGGGGCGGCCGCGATCGTGTCCAGCAGCCCGGCCGCCTGGGTCGAGGACCACCTGCGGCGGCTCGGGCTGCGGCACCACCTCGCCTTCCTGGTGACCGGCGACGACACCGACCGGCACAAACCCGCACCGGACCTCTACCTGCTCGCGCTGGCACGCGCCGGGGTTGCCGCCGGCGACGCGCTCGCCGTCGAGGACTCCCCGACGGGGCTCCGCGCCGCCCGGGCCGCCGGCCTGCGCTGCGTCGCGGTCCCCTGGGAACCGGCCGGGGCGGCCGACCTGGCCGGTGCCGACGCGGTGCTGGCCGACCTGAGCGAGCTGGATCCGCAGCGCTACCGGCACGACGAGGAATGA
- the lat gene encoding L-lysine 6-transaminase: MEITADNALEELSRHVLMDGLDLVLDLERSRGSTLVDARGGEEYLDLITFYGSLPLGMNHPGMAEDPAFLAGLARAALHKVTNSDIYTVEYARFAATFRRVLGDPRLPHLFFIDGGALAVENALKVAFDWRAQRRGTDPSRPLEVLHMEHAFHGRSGYTLSLTNTSPAVTARYPAWSWPRVPVPRPGAEREAVEAARRHLAERGDRIACFIAEPVQGAGGDRHLGREFLLRMQDLCHEHDVLFVLDEVQTGCGLSGAPWTYQRLGLEPDVVAFGKKTQVCGLMAGGRVDRVPEGALTVPDRLGSTWGGNTADMVRATRILEIVERDGLVAAAETKGAHLGRLLADLAEAHPALVHDVRGLGLMWAFDLPDTALRKELLDRLRRVHRVLLLPGGPRAVRFRPALTIGLDELDKAVAAVDAALTSMGVR; this comes from the coding sequence ATGGAGATCACGGCGGACAACGCCCTGGAGGAACTGTCCCGGCACGTCCTGATGGACGGCCTGGACCTGGTCCTGGACCTGGAACGCAGCCGCGGCAGCACCCTGGTGGACGCGCGCGGCGGCGAGGAGTACCTGGACCTCATCACGTTCTACGGTTCGCTGCCCCTGGGCATGAACCACCCCGGCATGGCCGAGGACCCGGCGTTCCTGGCCGGACTCGCCCGGGCCGCCCTGCACAAGGTGACCAACTCCGACATCTACACCGTGGAGTACGCCCGCTTCGCGGCGACCTTCCGCCGCGTCCTCGGCGACCCGAGGCTGCCGCACCTCTTCTTCATCGACGGCGGCGCCCTGGCGGTCGAGAACGCGCTGAAGGTGGCCTTCGACTGGCGCGCCCAACGGCGGGGGACCGACCCGTCGCGGCCCCTCGAAGTCCTGCACATGGAGCACGCCTTCCACGGGCGCAGCGGCTACACGCTGAGCCTGACCAACACCTCGCCGGCGGTGACCGCGCGCTACCCCGCCTGGAGCTGGCCGCGCGTGCCGGTGCCCCGGCCCGGTGCCGAGCGGGAGGCGGTGGAGGCCGCACGACGGCACCTGGCCGAACGCGGCGACCGGATCGCCTGCTTCATCGCCGAACCGGTCCAGGGGGCCGGCGGCGACCGGCACCTCGGCCGGGAGTTCCTGCTGCGCATGCAGGACCTGTGCCACGAGCACGACGTGCTGTTCGTGCTCGACGAGGTGCAGACCGGCTGCGGCCTGTCCGGCGCGCCGTGGACCTACCAGCGGCTCGGGCTCGAACCCGACGTGGTGGCCTTCGGCAAGAAGACCCAGGTGTGCGGCCTGATGGCGGGCGGCCGGGTGGACCGGGTGCCCGAGGGCGCGCTGACCGTCCCGGACCGGCTCGGCTCCACCTGGGGCGGCAACACCGCGGACATGGTGCGGGCCACCCGGATCCTGGAGATCGTCGAGCGGGACGGCCTGGTGGCCGCGGCCGAGACCAAGGGCGCCCACCTCGGCCGGCTCCTCGCGGACCTGGCCGAGGCCCACCCGGCCCTCGTCCACGACGTGCGCGGCCTCGGCCTGATGTGGGCCTTCGACCTGCCCGACACGGCGCTGCGCAAGGAGCTCCTGGACCGCCTGCGGCGGGTCCACCGGGTGCTCCTGCTGCCCGGCGGGCCCCGCGCCGTACGGTTCCGCCCGGCGCTGACCATCGGGCTCGACGAACTGGACAAGGCGGTCGCCGCGGTGGACGCGGCGCTCACCTCGATGGGGGTGCGATGA
- a CDS encoding MbtH family protein, translating to MSNPFEDENASYRVLVNAEEQYSLWPDFAEVPAGWTVALESTSRQECLDYVNEHWVDMRPKSLVEAMGQSG from the coding sequence ATGAGCAATCCGTTCGAGGATGAAAATGCCTCATACCGCGTTCTGGTCAATGCGGAGGAGCAGTATTCCTTGTGGCCGGATTTCGCGGAGGTCCCGGCCGGCTGGACCGTCGCCCTGGAGAGCACGTCCCGGCAGGAATGCCTGGACTACGTGAACGAACACTGGGTCGACATGCGCCCCAAGAGCCTCGTCGAGGCGATGGGTCAGTCCGGCTGA
- a CDS encoding helix-turn-helix transcriptional regulator, whose translation MLTDPWEEFAVELVEREVPLALLSVLAEQARDGHGRAVLVSGPVAAGKSVLLHDFADLALSLGMLTLSALASEAERHLPLGVVRQLVDDAPLDEEDRTRAVELIERGVHAARHQGPGARMDAGIVHGLCTVLLELAERCPLFLSVDDVEQADQASLTCLAYLARRLNNARVLAAFTHSGHGCDTDFRFGADLLRQPNCHRVEVTPLSPAGVRALTAQHLGEAVADERSADWYAYSGGNPLLVEALVRDHLGGGEAGPRYREAVLSCLRRSCPDMLRALNGYVVLGEWDHLDGLVDLSPARTTEAVHALIAGGLLTMDGFRHEAARSAVAGAIEADELARLHARAAFHAHERGAGTTVVAGHLLHVDAPARGGVLQEPWALPALEDAAAHALRDGAADRAVDCLRLARTVCADPLRRSRITAALIRAEWSINPGVSSGRLGELVEAMRKGCLRGADALTLARALLWHGRFEQAQEVLGHLAGSGQTTDPETATELQITRRRLRHTYPSFLAALGPRSGAGRPPTHSVSADRRLQAVSALAAVLSEGPHHEAVGVAQRVLHGTRPDELSTETVESALLTLAYSGRAERATAWCDLFLDRMEARHTPSRRARLGAVRAEIALRRGDLSDARRYASEALATLPAISWGVTVGAPLSTLILATTAMGRYDEAQTYLDHRVPEAMFETRYGMHYHYARARFGLATGYLEMALEDLRRCGAKLSQWGMDTPGLIPWRTDAAEVYLGLGRPEDARRMLAEQSAKFTFMPNRVRGTASRVLAGASAPAHRPTLLRQAAELLQSDDGDRYELALAFADLARAYRTLGEFRRAAAAERRAVIVAADCHAEALVRGLAVESATALPAPSDGGDGLTEAERRVAQMAAVGCSNREIAEGLHVTVSTVEQHLTRTYRKLRISRRADLPPLLGGPVTGDLTEARRR comes from the coding sequence TTGCTCACCGACCCATGGGAGGAGTTCGCGGTGGAACTGGTGGAGCGCGAAGTACCGCTGGCGCTGCTGTCCGTACTGGCCGAACAGGCACGGGACGGACACGGGCGTGCCGTCCTGGTCTCCGGACCGGTGGCGGCGGGCAAGAGCGTCCTGCTGCACGACTTCGCCGACCTCGCCCTGAGCCTGGGCATGCTCACCCTGTCGGCACTGGCCTCCGAGGCCGAGCGGCACCTGCCCCTGGGCGTGGTCCGGCAGCTCGTCGACGACGCGCCGCTGGACGAGGAGGACCGGACGCGGGCCGTGGAGCTCATCGAGCGCGGCGTGCACGCGGCCCGCCACCAGGGACCCGGCGCCCGGATGGACGCCGGCATCGTGCACGGGCTCTGCACCGTCCTGCTGGAACTGGCCGAACGCTGCCCGCTGTTCCTGTCCGTCGACGACGTGGAACAGGCCGACCAGGCCTCGCTGACCTGCCTGGCGTACCTGGCGCGCCGCCTCAACAACGCCCGGGTGCTCGCGGCGTTCACGCACAGCGGCCACGGGTGCGACACCGACTTCCGCTTCGGCGCCGACCTGCTGCGGCAGCCCAACTGCCACCGCGTCGAGGTCACCCCGCTCTCCCCGGCGGGCGTCCGGGCGCTGACGGCCCAGCACCTGGGCGAGGCGGTCGCCGACGAGCGGTCCGCCGACTGGTACGCCTACAGCGGGGGCAACCCGCTGCTGGTCGAGGCGCTGGTCCGCGACCACCTGGGCGGCGGCGAGGCCGGCCCCCGCTACCGCGAGGCCGTCCTGTCCTGCCTGCGCCGCAGCTGCCCGGACATGCTCCGCGCGCTGAACGGCTACGTGGTGCTGGGGGAGTGGGACCACCTGGACGGTCTTGTGGACCTCAGCCCGGCCCGGACCACGGAGGCGGTGCACGCGCTGATCGCCGGCGGACTGCTCACCATGGACGGCTTCCGGCACGAGGCCGCCCGCTCCGCGGTGGCCGGCGCGATCGAGGCCGACGAACTCGCCCGGCTGCACGCCCGCGCGGCCTTCCACGCCCACGAGCGCGGCGCCGGCACCACGGTCGTCGCCGGCCACCTGCTGCACGTCGACGCGCCCGCCCGGGGCGGTGTGCTGCAGGAGCCCTGGGCGCTGCCGGCGCTGGAGGACGCCGCGGCGCACGCCCTGCGCGACGGCGCGGCCGACCGGGCGGTGGACTGCCTCCGGCTGGCCCGGACCGTCTGCGCGGACCCGCTCCGCAGGTCACGCATCACCGCCGCCCTGATCCGGGCCGAGTGGAGCATCAACCCCGGTGTCTCCAGCGGCCGGCTCGGCGAACTTGTCGAGGCCATGCGCAAGGGCTGCCTGCGGGGCGCCGACGCGCTCACCCTGGCCCGGGCGCTGCTCTGGCACGGCCGATTCGAACAGGCCCAGGAGGTCCTCGGCCACCTGGCCGGCTCCGGCCAGACGACCGACCCGGAGACGGCCACCGAACTGCAGATCACCCGGCGCAGGCTCCGGCACACCTACCCGTCGTTCCTGGCCGCGCTCGGCCCGCGGTCCGGCGCCGGACGTCCCCCCACCCACTCGGTGAGCGCCGACCGCCGCCTGCAGGCGGTGTCCGCGCTGGCCGCCGTGCTCAGCGAGGGCCCCCACCACGAGGCCGTCGGCGTGGCCCAGCGGGTGCTCCACGGCACCCGCCCCGACGAACTGTCCACCGAGACCGTCGAAAGCGCCCTCCTCACCCTCGCCTACAGCGGGCGCGCCGAACGCGCGACCGCCTGGTGCGACCTCTTCCTCGACCGGATGGAGGCCCGGCACACGCCGAGCCGCCGGGCCAGGCTCGGCGCGGTGCGGGCCGAGATCGCCCTGCGCCGGGGCGACCTGTCCGACGCCCGGCGCTACGCGAGCGAGGCGCTCGCCACCCTGCCGGCGATCAGCTGGGGGGTGACCGTCGGCGCGCCCCTGAGCACCCTGATCCTGGCCACCACCGCGATGGGCCGCTACGACGAGGCGCAGACCTATCTGGACCACCGCGTCCCGGAGGCGATGTTCGAGACCCGCTACGGCATGCACTACCACTACGCGCGGGCCCGGTTCGGACTCGCCACCGGCTACCTGGAGATGGCCCTGGAGGACCTGCGCCGCTGCGGTGCCAAGCTGTCCCAGTGGGGGATGGACACGCCCGGCCTGATCCCCTGGCGCACCGACGCCGCCGAGGTGTACCTGGGCCTGGGCCGTCCCGAGGACGCCCGGCGGATGCTCGCCGAGCAGTCGGCCAAGTTCACCTTCATGCCGAACCGGGTCCGCGGCACCGCGAGCCGGGTCCTCGCCGGAGCCAGCGCCCCGGCGCACCGGCCGACGCTGCTGCGCCAGGCGGCCGAACTGCTGCAGTCCGACGACGGCGACCGGTACGAACTCGCCCTGGCCTTCGCCGACCTGGCCCGCGCCTACCGCACCCTGGGGGAGTTCCGGCGCGCCGCGGCGGCCGAGCGCCGGGCGGTCATCGTGGCCGCCGACTGCCATGCCGAGGCACTGGTGCGGGGCCTGGCGGTGGAGAGCGCCACCGCGCTGCCGGCACCGTCCGACGGCGGCGACGGGCTCACCGAGGCGGAGCGCCGGGTGGCCCAGATGGCGGCCGTCGGCTGTTCCAACCGGGAGATCGCCGAAGGCCTGCACGTCACGGTCAGCACCGTCGAGCAGCATCTGACCCGGACCTACCGGAAGCTGCGCATCAGCCGCCGCGCGGACCTGCCGCCCCTGCTGGGCGGGCCGGTGACCGGAGACCTCACGGAGGCGCGAAGGCGGTGA
- a CDS encoding NB-ARC domain-containing protein — MRIVSITGRGGVGKTTLAVHLGHSLAKRFPDGQMFAKLRGPSAQPILPARILERFLRSLGIPGSAMPQTIEERAELFRNLIADRRMLIVLDDAIDEEQVRWLLPGSSNCPVLITSRSRLAGLEGASSVQIDVFSTEQALELLSRILGAERVHSELPSALQLIELCGNLALALRIVAARLAARPHWPLSKMVARLRDESQRLDELTHGGVGVRAGLAMVYQGLPADAQRLFRRLSMLEAAEFSSWVAAPLLDVAVAEAEDVLEILVDAQLVDVEVVRGRRPRYRLHDLVRVYSQECLAEHENTAERSVVLGRVLSTWLLLVEEAHRRAYGGDHTLIHGDAPRLALDASVLDRELDDPLRWFEDERASLITAVRQAAGAGLDELCWDLALTLVTLFEMYGYFDDWRTTHEIALAVTRHNDNRRGQAAMLYSLGALHMFEYKLDEARGRLGPACELFRQVGDVHGEALALRNLAFVDRIQGRLDEAMAGYEKALVMLSQVNDSTAEAHVLSNMAQIHLDRGLIAEGKETMAAGLAAVERSGNRRVRAQILCRLGEAHLQIDEVTEAEYVFTQALETVRSVGDPVGECYALRGLAMVRSRQGSHDAAYEMLEEAVGIASQAREYLAIGRIQLSLGEVAADKGSYERAKEHIDAALDVFGRMQATRWQKQASRLMSEVCAASDAAYAPASTG; from the coding sequence CTGCGGATCGTCTCGATCACCGGCCGGGGCGGCGTCGGCAAGACCACCCTCGCGGTGCATCTCGGACACTCCTTGGCGAAACGATTCCCCGACGGCCAGATGTTCGCCAAGCTGCGCGGCCCCTCGGCCCAGCCGATCCTGCCGGCCCGCATCCTCGAACGCTTCCTGCGCAGCCTGGGGATACCGGGCTCGGCCATGCCGCAGACCATCGAGGAACGGGCGGAGCTGTTCCGGAACCTCATCGCCGACCGGCGCATGCTGATCGTCCTCGACGACGCGATCGACGAGGAGCAGGTGCGCTGGCTGTTACCCGGCTCCTCCAACTGTCCGGTCCTCATCACCAGCCGCTCCCGGCTCGCCGGCCTGGAGGGCGCCAGCTCCGTCCAGATCGACGTGTTCTCCACCGAGCAGGCGCTGGAACTGCTCAGCCGGATCCTCGGCGCCGAGCGGGTCCACAGCGAACTGCCCAGCGCCCTCCAGCTGATCGAGCTCTGCGGCAACCTGGCGCTCGCGCTGCGGATCGTGGCGGCGCGGCTGGCCGCCCGGCCGCACTGGCCGCTGAGCAAGATGGTGGCCCGGCTCCGCGACGAGAGCCAGCGCCTGGACGAACTGACCCACGGCGGGGTCGGCGTCCGGGCCGGCCTGGCCATGGTCTACCAGGGTCTGCCCGCGGACGCCCAGCGCCTCTTCCGGCGCCTGTCCATGCTGGAGGCGGCGGAGTTCTCCAGCTGGGTCGCGGCCCCCCTGCTCGACGTGGCCGTGGCGGAGGCCGAGGACGTCCTGGAGATCCTCGTCGACGCCCAGCTCGTCGACGTCGAGGTGGTGCGGGGCCGCCGGCCCCGCTACCGCCTGCACGACCTGGTCCGGGTCTACTCCCAGGAGTGCCTGGCCGAACACGAGAACACCGCCGAGCGCTCCGTCGTGCTCGGCCGGGTGCTGAGCACCTGGCTGCTCCTGGTCGAGGAGGCGCACCGGCGGGCCTACGGCGGGGACCACACGCTCATCCACGGCGACGCGCCGCGCCTGGCGCTGGACGCCTCGGTCCTCGACCGCGAACTCGACGACCCGCTGCGGTGGTTCGAGGACGAGCGGGCCAGCCTCATCACGGCCGTCAGACAGGCCGCCGGCGCCGGGCTCGACGAGCTCTGCTGGGACCTGGCGCTGACCCTGGTCACCCTCTTCGAGATGTACGGCTACTTCGACGACTGGCGCACCACGCACGAGATCGCGCTCGCGGTCACCCGGCACAACGACAACCGGCGCGGCCAGGCGGCGATGCTGTACTCCCTCGGTGCCCTGCACATGTTCGAGTACAAGCTGGACGAGGCACGGGGCAGGCTCGGGCCCGCCTGCGAGCTGTTCCGCCAGGTGGGCGACGTGCACGGCGAAGCCCTCGCCCTGCGCAACCTCGCCTTCGTCGACCGGATCCAGGGCCGCCTCGACGAGGCGATGGCCGGGTACGAGAAGGCCCTGGTCATGCTCTCCCAGGTGAACGACTCGACCGCCGAGGCGCACGTCCTCAGCAACATGGCGCAGATCCACCTGGACCGCGGGCTGATCGCGGAGGGCAAGGAGACCATGGCGGCCGGTCTGGCGGCCGTGGAACGCTCGGGCAACCGGCGGGTCCGCGCGCAGATCCTGTGCCGCCTCGGCGAGGCGCATCTGCAGATCGACGAGGTGACCGAGGCCGAGTACGTGTTCACCCAGGCGCTGGAGACCGTCCGCTCGGTCGGCGACCCGGTGGGCGAGTGCTACGCGCTGCGCGGCCTCGCCATGGTCCGGTCCCGCCAGGGGAGTCACGACGCGGCGTACGAGATGCTGGAGGAGGCCGTCGGGATCGCCTCCCAGGCCCGCGAGTACCTCGCCATCGGCCGTATCCAGCTCTCGCTCGGCGAGGTGGCCGCGGACAAGGGCAGCTACGAACGCGCCAAGGAACACATCGACGCGGCCCTGGACGTCTTCGGGCGGATGCAGGCGACCCGCTGGCAGAAACAGGCCTCGCGCCTCATGAGCGAGGTCTGCGCGGCCTCCGACGCCGCCTACGCCCCGGCGAGCACGGGCTGA
- a CDS encoding hydroxyisourate hydrolase — MSVSDGTNGRPVDGLMIRIERPSPDEWRTVWHGLTGQDGRLDRPSLPEDEPGPFRLVLETDRYFTTLGMRPFYSHIAVAFAEWEADQEIPIVIAPHGYAVCAVGQ; from the coding sequence GTGAGTGTCTCTGATGGAACCAATGGGCGGCCCGTCGACGGGCTGATGATCCGCATCGAACGACCCAGCCCGGACGAATGGCGGACCGTGTGGCACGGGCTGACCGGGCAGGACGGGCGGCTGGACCGTCCCTCCCTGCCGGAGGACGAGCCCGGGCCGTTCCGGCTGGTCCTGGAGACCGACCGGTATTTCACGACGCTCGGGATGCGGCCGTTCTACAGTCACATCGCGGTCGCGTTCGCGGAGTGGGAGGCGGACCAGGAGATCCCGATCGTGATCGCCCCCCATGGATACGCGGTGTGCGCCGTCGGCCAGTAG
- a CDS encoding hydroxyisourate hydrolase, translated as MSISVRVIDSTNGCPVADLAVALHTRDHGAWPVVARSRTDSAGNAGSWNGQALPLGSYRLVLETGDYFADRAVDSMYAEVIVSLHYQGDPSDLHIQVLLSPFSYTTYRGHVPWTVPAEKV; from the coding sequence ATGAGCATCTCGGTTCGGGTCATCGACTCCACCAACGGCTGCCCGGTCGCCGACCTGGCCGTCGCCCTGCACACCAGGGACCACGGCGCATGGCCCGTGGTGGCCAGGTCGAGGACCGACAGCGCCGGCAACGCCGGCTCGTGGAACGGCCAGGCCCTCCCGCTCGGCTCCTACCGACTGGTCCTGGAGACCGGCGACTACTTCGCCGACCGGGCCGTCGACAGCATGTACGCCGAGGTCATCGTCTCGCTCCACTACCAGGGCGACCCGAGCGACCTGCACATCCAGGTGCTGTTGAGCCCCTTCTCGTACACCACCTACCGGGGGCACGTCCCCTGGACGGTGCCGGCCGAGAAGGTCTGA
- a CDS encoding helix-turn-helix domain-containing protein, translating to MPVESLLPADSPRLEGLNEDHARALAESGTEFEPILVHRDTGRVIDGMHRLRAVVLRGEHRIAVRHVDGASADLFIRSVQANIRHGLPLTLGDRKAAVLRILTTHPHWSDRAIAAVTGVSPKTVGVVRGKRSTEESPQSNPSLPRVGRDGRARPADMPERREKARSLLTERPRATLREVAQEAGVSVSTAHRLRQELRSGAPDPDERAPGARGDSPYLAALVAAPPRYTGLAALPSPADRSPRGVPGIRVRALDVLSNDPSIRFTDSGRALLRWLNGQAQGLAAGEQLLAAVPPHCARALTEVMSHYAREWERLAAGMQRTDPVNGAWRAVR from the coding sequence GTGCCGGTCGAATCCCTGCTGCCGGCGGACTCGCCGCGGCTGGAGGGCCTGAACGAGGACCACGCGCGGGCCCTGGCGGAGAGCGGGACGGAGTTCGAACCGATCCTCGTGCACCGGGACACGGGCCGGGTGATCGACGGCATGCACCGGCTGCGGGCCGTGGTCCTGCGCGGGGAACACCGCATCGCCGTCCGGCACGTCGACGGGGCCTCGGCCGATCTCTTCATCCGGTCGGTGCAGGCCAACATCCGGCACGGCCTCCCGCTGACGCTGGGGGACCGCAAGGCGGCGGTCCTGCGCATCCTCACGACCCACCCGCACTGGTCGGACCGGGCCATCGCCGCCGTCACAGGGGTGTCGCCCAAGACGGTAGGGGTCGTACGGGGCAAACGTTCGACTGAGGAATCTCCTCAGTCGAACCCCTCGCTCCCGCGCGTCGGCAGGGACGGCCGGGCCCGCCCGGCGGACATGCCGGAGCGGCGGGAGAAGGCCCGCTCCCTGCTCACGGAGCGGCCCCGCGCGACCCTGCGCGAGGTGGCCCAGGAAGCCGGGGTCTCCGTCAGCACGGCCCACCGCCTGCGGCAGGAACTGCGCTCCGGCGCCCCGGACCCCGACGAGCGGGCACCGGGGGCGCGCGGGGACTCCCCGTACCTCGCCGCACTCGTGGCGGCGCCCCCGCGCTACACGGGCCTGGCCGCCCTGCCGTCCCCGGCGGACCGCTCCCCGCGCGGGGTCCCGGGCATCCGGGTGCGGGCCCTGGACGTCCTGTCCAACGACCCCTCGATCCGCTTCACGGACAGCGGCCGGGCCCTGCTGCGCTGGCTCAACGGCCAAGCGCAGGGGCTGGCGGCCGGCGAGCAGCTGCTGGCCGCCGTCCCCCCGCACTGCGCCCGCGCCCTCACCGAGGTGATGAGCCACTACGCCCGGGAATGGGAACGGCTGGCCGCCGGGATGCAGCGCACCGACCCCGTGAACGGGGCCTGGCGGGCCGTCCGTTGA
- a CDS encoding 2-keto-4-pentenoate hydratase, translated as MDDARVKAKALYEARATGRPIPPFTDEQPALDMHDGYAIQRELVALLTAAGDTVVGYKAGLTSVPMQQMLGVGTPDYGPVLASTVYENGATTPGGAFIAPKVEAEIVFRLGTPLRGPGVTVAAAREAISEVMAGLEIVDSRIEDWRIRLADTVADLASNGAVVLGPPVELPDDCDVRLIGMAFSRNGELVATGAGAAALGDPAAVVAWLANVLGEHGVTLEAGQLIMTGALHAAVPMTPGDTFVAEFDRLGTVTLHMGDS; from the coding sequence GTGGACGACGCCAGAGTCAAGGCCAAGGCACTGTACGAGGCCCGTGCGACGGGCCGCCCCATCCCTCCCTTCACCGACGAGCAGCCCGCGCTGGACATGCACGACGGGTACGCCATCCAGCGCGAACTGGTCGCCCTGCTGACCGCGGCCGGCGACACCGTCGTCGGCTACAAGGCGGGGCTCACCTCCGTCCCGATGCAGCAGATGCTCGGCGTCGGCACCCCGGACTACGGACCGGTGCTGGCCTCGACCGTGTACGAGAACGGGGCCACCACGCCGGGCGGGGCGTTCATCGCGCCCAAGGTCGAGGCGGAGATCGTGTTCCGGCTCGGCACGCCCCTGCGGGGCCCCGGCGTCACCGTGGCCGCGGCCCGCGAGGCGATCTCCGAGGTGATGGCCGGACTGGAGATCGTCGACTCGCGGATCGAGGACTGGCGGATCCGGCTCGCGGACACGGTCGCCGACCTCGCCTCGAACGGCGCGGTGGTGCTCGGCCCCCCGGTCGAGCTGCCCGACGACTGCGACGTACGCCTGATCGGGATGGCCTTCTCCCGCAACGGCGAGCTCGTGGCGACCGGAGCCGGTGCGGCCGCCCTCGGGGATCCGGCCGCGGTGGTCGCCTGGCTGGCGAACGTGCTCGGCGAACACGGCGTGACCCTCGAAGCCGGCCAGCTGATCATGACGGGCGCCCTCCACGCGGCCGTCCCGATGACCCCCGGCGACACCTTCGTGGCCGAGTTCGACCGGCTGGGCACCGTCACGCTCCACATGGGCGACTCGTAG